In Carya illinoinensis cultivar Pawnee chromosome 9, C.illinoinensisPawnee_v1, whole genome shotgun sequence, the following are encoded in one genomic region:
- the LOC122277210 gene encoding chlorophyll synthase, chloroplastic-like isoform X2 produces MATVWNNVSSVCLSNLNSNRIRTRPPAFTPISVSFTRRRLTIRAAETDANEVKSQAPDKAPAASGSNVNQLLGIKGAAQETNKWKIRLQLTKPVTWPPLVWGVVCGAAASGNFHWNLEDVAKSIVCMMMSGPFLTGYTQTLNDWYDREIDAINEPYRPIPSGAISESEVITQIWLLLLGGLGLAGLLDIWARHDFPTVFYLAVGGSLLSYIYSAPPLKLKQNGWVGNFALGASYISLPWWAGQALFGTLTPDIIVLTLLYSIAGLGIAIVNDFKSVEGDRAMGLQSLPVAFGAETAKWICVGAIDITQISIAGYLLGVGKPYYALALLALIIPQVVFQFQYFLKDPVKYDVKYQASAQPFLVLGLLVTALATSH; encoded by the exons ATGGCGACCGTTTGGAACAACGTTTCTTCCGTTTGTTTGTCGAATCTCAACTCCAACCGAATTCGAACTCGGCCGCCCGCTTTTACACCGATTTCAGTTTCCTTCACCC GAAGGAGACTTACGATTAGAGCAGCGGAGACCGACGCAAACGAAG TTAAATCTCAGGCACCGGATAAGGCGCCGGCTGCTAGTGGTTCCAATGTCAACCAGCTTCTCGGCATCAAAGGAGCGGCGCAAGAAACC AATAAATGGAAGATCCGCCTTCAACTTACAAAGCCTGTTACTTGGCCTCCACTGGTATGGGGAGTGGTTTGCGGAGCTGCTGCTTCTG GAAATTTTCACTGGAACTTAGAGGATGTTGCCAAATCAATTGTTTGCATGATGATGTCTGGCCCATTTCTAACTGGTTATACACAG ACACTTAATGATTGGTATGACCGAGAAATTGATGCAATAAATGAACCTTATCGTCCAATTCCTTCGGGAGCAATATCAGAGAGTGAG GTCATTACACAAATTTGGTTGTTACTTTTGGGAGGACTTGGCCTTGCTGGTCTTTTAGACATTTGG GCCAGGCACGATTTTCCTACAGTTTTTTACCTTGCTGTTGGCGGATCCTTACTTTCTTACATATACTCTGCTCCACCTCTAAAG CTGAAACAGAATGGATGGGTTGGAAATTTTGCCCTGGGAGCAAGTTACATTAGTTTGCCCTG GTGGGCTGGTCAGGCTTTATTTGGGACACTTACACCAGATATAATTGTTCTGACTCTCTTGTATAGCATAGCCGGG TTGGGTATTGCCATTGTCAATGACTTCAAAAGTGTTGAAGGAGATAGAGCAATGGGACTTCAG TCACTTCCAGTTGCTTTTGGTGCTGAAACTGCTAAATGGATTTGTGTTGGTGCTATCGACATAACTCAGATATCTATAGCAG GTTATCTGCTTGGGGTTGGTAAACCATACTATGCCTTAGCCTTACTTGCTTTGATAATACCACAAGTCGTTTTTCAG TTTCagtattttcttaaagatcctGTCAAGTATGATGTTAAATATCAG GCAAGTGCCCAGCCATTTCTTGTGCTAGGTCTTTTGGTGACTGCTCTAGCAACCAGCCATTAG
- the LOC122277210 gene encoding chlorophyll synthase, chloroplastic-like isoform X3 produces MATVWNNVSSVCLSNLNSNRIRTRPPAFTPISVSFTRRRLTIRAAETDANEAVKSQAPDKAPAASGSNVNQLLGIKGAAQETNKWKIRLQLTKPVTWPPLVWGVVCGAAASGNFHWNLEDVAKSIVCMMMSGPFLTGYTQTLNDWYDREIDAINEPYRPIPSGAISESEVITQIWLLLLGGLGLAGLLDIWARHDFPTVFYLAVGGSLLSYIYSAPPLKLKQNGWVGNFALGASYISLPWWAGQALFGTLTPDIIVLTLLYSIAGLGIAIVNDFKSVEGDRAMGLQSLPVAFGAETAKWICVGAIDITQISIAGYLLGVGKPYYALALLALIIPQVVFQFQYFLKDPVKYDVKYQWGEKTWMQSGKLS; encoded by the exons ATGGCGACCGTTTGGAACAACGTTTCTTCCGTTTGTTTGTCGAATCTCAACTCCAACCGAATTCGAACTCGGCCGCCCGCTTTTACACCGATTTCAGTTTCCTTCACCC GAAGGAGACTTACGATTAGAGCAGCGGAGACCGACGCAAACGAAG CAGTTAAATCTCAGGCACCGGATAAGGCGCCGGCTGCTAGTGGTTCCAATGTCAACCAGCTTCTCGGCATCAAAGGAGCGGCGCAAGAAACC AATAAATGGAAGATCCGCCTTCAACTTACAAAGCCTGTTACTTGGCCTCCACTGGTATGGGGAGTGGTTTGCGGAGCTGCTGCTTCTG GAAATTTTCACTGGAACTTAGAGGATGTTGCCAAATCAATTGTTTGCATGATGATGTCTGGCCCATTTCTAACTGGTTATACACAG ACACTTAATGATTGGTATGACCGAGAAATTGATGCAATAAATGAACCTTATCGTCCAATTCCTTCGGGAGCAATATCAGAGAGTGAG GTCATTACACAAATTTGGTTGTTACTTTTGGGAGGACTTGGCCTTGCTGGTCTTTTAGACATTTGG GCCAGGCACGATTTTCCTACAGTTTTTTACCTTGCTGTTGGCGGATCCTTACTTTCTTACATATACTCTGCTCCACCTCTAAAG CTGAAACAGAATGGATGGGTTGGAAATTTTGCCCTGGGAGCAAGTTACATTAGTTTGCCCTG GTGGGCTGGTCAGGCTTTATTTGGGACACTTACACCAGATATAATTGTTCTGACTCTCTTGTATAGCATAGCCGGG TTGGGTATTGCCATTGTCAATGACTTCAAAAGTGTTGAAGGAGATAGAGCAATGGGACTTCAG TCACTTCCAGTTGCTTTTGGTGCTGAAACTGCTAAATGGATTTGTGTTGGTGCTATCGACATAACTCAGATATCTATAGCAG GTTATCTGCTTGGGGTTGGTAAACCATACTATGCCTTAGCCTTACTTGCTTTGATAATACCACAAGTCGTTTTTCAG TTTCagtattttcttaaagatcctGTCAAGTATGATGTTAAATATCAG TGGGGAGAGAAGACATGGATGCAGAGTGGAAAGCTCTCTTAA
- the LOC122277210 gene encoding chlorophyll synthase, chloroplastic-like isoform X1, with the protein MATVWNNVSSVCLSNLNSNRIRTRPPAFTPISVSFTRRRLTIRAAETDANEAVKSQAPDKAPAASGSNVNQLLGIKGAAQETNKWKIRLQLTKPVTWPPLVWGVVCGAAASGNFHWNLEDVAKSIVCMMMSGPFLTGYTQTLNDWYDREIDAINEPYRPIPSGAISESEVITQIWLLLLGGLGLAGLLDIWARHDFPTVFYLAVGGSLLSYIYSAPPLKLKQNGWVGNFALGASYISLPWWAGQALFGTLTPDIIVLTLLYSIAGLGIAIVNDFKSVEGDRAMGLQSLPVAFGAETAKWICVGAIDITQISIAGYLLGVGKPYYALALLALIIPQVVFQFQYFLKDPVKYDVKYQASAQPFLVLGLLVTALATSH; encoded by the exons ATGGCGACCGTTTGGAACAACGTTTCTTCCGTTTGTTTGTCGAATCTCAACTCCAACCGAATTCGAACTCGGCCGCCCGCTTTTACACCGATTTCAGTTTCCTTCACCC GAAGGAGACTTACGATTAGAGCAGCGGAGACCGACGCAAACGAAG CAGTTAAATCTCAGGCACCGGATAAGGCGCCGGCTGCTAGTGGTTCCAATGTCAACCAGCTTCTCGGCATCAAAGGAGCGGCGCAAGAAACC AATAAATGGAAGATCCGCCTTCAACTTACAAAGCCTGTTACTTGGCCTCCACTGGTATGGGGAGTGGTTTGCGGAGCTGCTGCTTCTG GAAATTTTCACTGGAACTTAGAGGATGTTGCCAAATCAATTGTTTGCATGATGATGTCTGGCCCATTTCTAACTGGTTATACACAG ACACTTAATGATTGGTATGACCGAGAAATTGATGCAATAAATGAACCTTATCGTCCAATTCCTTCGGGAGCAATATCAGAGAGTGAG GTCATTACACAAATTTGGTTGTTACTTTTGGGAGGACTTGGCCTTGCTGGTCTTTTAGACATTTGG GCCAGGCACGATTTTCCTACAGTTTTTTACCTTGCTGTTGGCGGATCCTTACTTTCTTACATATACTCTGCTCCACCTCTAAAG CTGAAACAGAATGGATGGGTTGGAAATTTTGCCCTGGGAGCAAGTTACATTAGTTTGCCCTG GTGGGCTGGTCAGGCTTTATTTGGGACACTTACACCAGATATAATTGTTCTGACTCTCTTGTATAGCATAGCCGGG TTGGGTATTGCCATTGTCAATGACTTCAAAAGTGTTGAAGGAGATAGAGCAATGGGACTTCAG TCACTTCCAGTTGCTTTTGGTGCTGAAACTGCTAAATGGATTTGTGTTGGTGCTATCGACATAACTCAGATATCTATAGCAG GTTATCTGCTTGGGGTTGGTAAACCATACTATGCCTTAGCCTTACTTGCTTTGATAATACCACAAGTCGTTTTTCAG TTTCagtattttcttaaagatcctGTCAAGTATGATGTTAAATATCAG GCAAGTGCCCAGCCATTTCTTGTGCTAGGTCTTTTGGTGACTGCTCTAGCAACCAGCCATTAG
- the LOC122277115 gene encoding uncharacterized mitochondrial protein AtMg00810-like produces the protein MVEAMAEDMNVPLLEEDHLVVKYVARRGISQTVASNAKSAMVQPQKLSNNSSFLDNFTRKLNSEFATKDLGSLSYFLSLEATSTTDDPTLHRSLVGALQYLTITHHDIAHAVNSVSQFLHSPIEAHFQAIKRILLYAGCPYPRRSTSGYSIYLGGNLVSWSAKKQPTVSRSNYESEYRALALAAFEIL, from the exons ATGGTGGAGGCCATGGCAGAGGACATGAACGTTCCTCTTCTGGAAGAAGACCACCTCGTTGTCAAATATGTTGCGAGGAGGGGCATTTCGCAGACCGTTGCCAGCAATGCTAAGAGCGCCATGGTCCAACCTCAGAAGCTCA GCAACAACTCCTCATTTCTTGACAACTTTACTCGTAAGCTCAATTCTGAGTTCGCTACTAAGGATCTAGGCTCTCTTAGCTACTTCCTTAGTCTTGAAGCTACATCTACTACTGATG ACCCTACACTTCACAGATCTCTTGTGGGTGCTCTCCAATACTTGACCATTACCCATCATGATATTGCTCATGCTGTCAATTCCGTCAGTCAATTTCTACACTCTCCAATTGAAGCTCACTTTCAGGCTATCAAGCGCATTCTTCTCTAT GCAGGATGTCCTTATCCTCGTCGCTCTACGTCGGGCTATTCTATTTATCTTGGTGGAAATTTGGTCTCTTGGAGCGCCAAGAAGCAACCCACAGTTTCTCGATCCAATTATGAATCTGAATATCGCGCCCTGGCCCTCGCTGCCTTTGAAATTCTCTAG
- the LOC122277210 gene encoding chlorophyll synthase, chloroplastic-like isoform X4, whose amino-acid sequence MATVWNNVSSVCLSNLNSNRIRTRPPAFTPISVSFTRRRLTIRAAETDANEAVKSQAPDKAPAASGSNVNQLLGIKGAAQETNKWKIRLQLTKPVTWPPLVWGVVCGAAASGNFHWNLEDVAKSIVCMMMSGPFLTGYTQTLNDWYDREIDAINEPYRPIPSGAISESEVITQIWLLLLGGLGLAGLLDIWLKQNGWVGNFALGASYISLPWWAGQALFGTLTPDIIVLTLLYSIAGLGIAIVNDFKSVEGDRAMGLQSLPVAFGAETAKWICVGAIDITQISIAGYLLGVGKPYYALALLALIIPQVVFQFQYFLKDPVKYDVKYQASAQPFLVLGLLVTALATSH is encoded by the exons ATGGCGACCGTTTGGAACAACGTTTCTTCCGTTTGTTTGTCGAATCTCAACTCCAACCGAATTCGAACTCGGCCGCCCGCTTTTACACCGATTTCAGTTTCCTTCACCC GAAGGAGACTTACGATTAGAGCAGCGGAGACCGACGCAAACGAAG CAGTTAAATCTCAGGCACCGGATAAGGCGCCGGCTGCTAGTGGTTCCAATGTCAACCAGCTTCTCGGCATCAAAGGAGCGGCGCAAGAAACC AATAAATGGAAGATCCGCCTTCAACTTACAAAGCCTGTTACTTGGCCTCCACTGGTATGGGGAGTGGTTTGCGGAGCTGCTGCTTCTG GAAATTTTCACTGGAACTTAGAGGATGTTGCCAAATCAATTGTTTGCATGATGATGTCTGGCCCATTTCTAACTGGTTATACACAG ACACTTAATGATTGGTATGACCGAGAAATTGATGCAATAAATGAACCTTATCGTCCAATTCCTTCGGGAGCAATATCAGAGAGTGAG GTCATTACACAAATTTGGTTGTTACTTTTGGGAGGACTTGGCCTTGCTGGTCTTTTAGACATTTGG CTGAAACAGAATGGATGGGTTGGAAATTTTGCCCTGGGAGCAAGTTACATTAGTTTGCCCTG GTGGGCTGGTCAGGCTTTATTTGGGACACTTACACCAGATATAATTGTTCTGACTCTCTTGTATAGCATAGCCGGG TTGGGTATTGCCATTGTCAATGACTTCAAAAGTGTTGAAGGAGATAGAGCAATGGGACTTCAG TCACTTCCAGTTGCTTTTGGTGCTGAAACTGCTAAATGGATTTGTGTTGGTGCTATCGACATAACTCAGATATCTATAGCAG GTTATCTGCTTGGGGTTGGTAAACCATACTATGCCTTAGCCTTACTTGCTTTGATAATACCACAAGTCGTTTTTCAG TTTCagtattttcttaaagatcctGTCAAGTATGATGTTAAATATCAG GCAAGTGCCCAGCCATTTCTTGTGCTAGGTCTTTTGGTGACTGCTCTAGCAACCAGCCATTAG